A region from the Microcella frigidaquae genome encodes:
- a CDS encoding prephenate dehydrogenase produces MTDRRLHEQVHIIGAGLLGTSIGLALTEKGVDVTLADVSPTAVRLAVDYGAGRAPRTDDRPGLVVAAVPPDVTAATVARALQEHPEALVTDVASVKGSVLAELRELGADVTRYLGTHPMAGRERGGPISARADLFVGRPWVLAGHDDITYRRAGAIEDLILDVGAVPIEMTVAEHDRSVAMISHVPQLVASAMAARLRDASNGAVGLAGQGVRDVTRIAASDPGLWVQILSANAEPVAQILRGVRDDVDALLAALADPEAPGSRRALAELIAAGNAGVARIPGKHGTDKRFAQLVVMIDDTPGQLARLLTEIGELGINMEDLRLEHSPGAPVGFAEVSVLPDVEQRLVDELSARGWRIAGAS; encoded by the coding sequence ATGACCGACCGCCGCCTGCACGAGCAGGTGCACATCATCGGCGCCGGCCTGCTCGGCACCAGCATCGGCCTCGCCCTCACCGAGAAGGGCGTCGACGTGACGCTCGCCGACGTCTCGCCGACGGCTGTGCGGCTCGCGGTCGACTACGGGGCGGGCCGCGCTCCGCGCACCGACGATCGACCCGGCCTCGTCGTCGCGGCCGTGCCGCCGGATGTCACGGCGGCGACCGTGGCGCGGGCGCTGCAGGAGCATCCCGAAGCCCTCGTCACCGACGTGGCGAGCGTGAAGGGCAGCGTGCTCGCCGAGCTGCGCGAGCTCGGCGCCGACGTCACGCGGTACCTCGGCACGCATCCGATGGCCGGGCGCGAGCGCGGCGGGCCGATCTCGGCGCGCGCCGACCTGTTCGTCGGCCGCCCGTGGGTGCTCGCCGGCCACGACGACATCACGTACCGCCGCGCCGGGGCGATCGAAGACCTCATCCTCGACGTCGGGGCCGTGCCGATCGAGATGACCGTCGCCGAGCACGACCGCTCGGTCGCGATGATCAGCCACGTTCCGCAGCTCGTCGCGAGCGCCATGGCCGCGCGGCTGCGCGACGCCTCGAACGGTGCTGTCGGCCTCGCCGGGCAGGGCGTGCGCGACGTCACGCGCATCGCCGCGAGCGACCCCGGGCTGTGGGTGCAGATCCTGTCGGCGAACGCCGAGCCCGTCGCGCAGATTCTGCGCGGCGTGCGCGACGACGTGGATGCCCTGCTCGCCGCCCTCGCCGACCCCGAGGCGCCCGGCTCGCGCCGCGCTCTCGCCGAGCTCATCGCGGCGGGCAACGCCGGAGTCGCGCGCATTCCGGGCAAGCACGGCACCGACAAGCGCTTCGCGCAGCTCGTGGTGATGATCGACGACACTCCGGGCCAGCTGGCCCGCCTGCTGACCGAGATCGGCGAGCTCGGCATCAACATGGAAGACCTGCGGCTCGAGCACTCGCCGGGCGCCCCCGTCGGCTTCGCCGAGGTGTCGGTGCTGCCCGACGTCGAGCAGCGCCTCGTCGACGAGCTCTCGGCGCGCGGCTGGCGCATCGCGGGCGCGAGCTGA
- a CDS encoding pseudouridine synthase, whose protein sequence is MSADRDRQRNARSGRAGGDGAERDRRADRDLVPDVVIDWSSEPSNRRAGDSPTSERLQKVLAAAGVASRRVCEQLIVAGRVSVNGVVVTELGTRVEPATDHVAVDGVAVQLDTSKRYVMLNKPTGVVSTMSDENGRRDLTEFTAEYDERLYNVGRLDAETSGLLLLTNDGELANVLAHPRYGVEKTYIAQVEGTVTPATLQRLKTGIELDDGPIAVDRAKIVGAPSKGRTMVEVTLHSGRNRIVRRMLAAVGHPVTALVRRSFGPLHLGTLPLGRTRDLTDAERGALLTLARTAQQSEETR, encoded by the coding sequence ATGTCCGCTGACCGCGACCGCCAGCGGAATGCGCGCTCCGGCCGCGCGGGTGGCGACGGTGCCGAACGCGACCGCCGCGCCGACCGCGACCTCGTGCCCGACGTCGTCATCGACTGGTCGAGCGAGCCGTCGAACCGCCGCGCCGGTGACAGCCCGACGAGCGAGCGCCTGCAGAAGGTGCTCGCCGCGGCCGGGGTCGCGAGCCGCCGCGTGTGCGAGCAGTTGATCGTCGCTGGCCGGGTGAGCGTGAACGGCGTCGTCGTCACCGAGCTCGGCACGCGCGTCGAGCCGGCCACCGACCACGTCGCCGTCGACGGCGTCGCCGTGCAGCTCGACACCTCGAAGCGCTACGTCATGCTCAACAAGCCGACCGGCGTGGTCAGCACGATGAGCGACGAGAACGGCCGTCGCGACCTCACCGAATTCACCGCCGAGTACGACGAGCGCCTCTACAACGTCGGGCGCCTCGACGCCGAGACCAGCGGCCTGCTGCTGCTCACCAACGACGGCGAGCTCGCCAACGTGCTCGCGCACCCGCGCTACGGCGTCGAGAAGACGTACATCGCCCAGGTCGAGGGAACCGTGACGCCCGCGACGCTCCAGCGCCTGAAGACGGGCATCGAGCTGGATGACGGGCCCATCGCCGTCGACCGCGCCAAGATCGTCGGCGCGCCGTCGAAGGGCCGCACGATGGTCGAGGTCACCCTGCACTCGGGTCGCAACCGCATCGTGCGCCGCATGCTCGCCGCCGTCGGGCATCCCGTCACGGCGCTCGTGCGCCGCTCGTTCGGGCCGCTGCACCTCGGCACCCTGCCGCTCGGCCGCACTCGTGACCTCACGGATGCCGAGCGCGGCGCGCTGTTGACCCTCGCCCGCACCGCCCAGCAGTCGGAGGAGACGAGATGA
- the scpB gene encoding SMC-Scp complex subunit ScpB, which translates to MANEAQAAETHATETPVEETAAPEVAATAEDAEREPRIPDGVEVARALEAILMVVDEPQSVVGLASAVGRPVTEVRAAIAALVADYDGAPGADGVPGVRRGFELREVGGGWRIYVRGEFDDLVRDFVHTQSPAKLSQAALETLAVIAYKQPISRGAIASIRAVNVDSVVRTLLGRGLITEAFTDSETGAIHYETTDLLLTQLGINSLDELPKISPLLDDGREGFDDVR; encoded by the coding sequence ATGGCCAATGAGGCGCAGGCCGCTGAGACGCACGCCACCGAGACGCCGGTCGAGGAGACCGCCGCGCCCGAGGTCGCGGCGACGGCGGAGGACGCCGAGCGCGAGCCCCGCATCCCCGACGGTGTGGAGGTGGCGCGCGCGCTCGAGGCGATCCTGATGGTCGTCGATGAGCCGCAGAGCGTCGTCGGGCTCGCGAGCGCGGTCGGGCGGCCGGTGACGGAGGTGCGCGCGGCGATCGCGGCGCTCGTGGCCGACTACGACGGGGCACCCGGGGCCGATGGCGTGCCGGGCGTGCGGCGCGGCTTCGAGCTGCGCGAGGTCGGCGGCGGCTGGCGCATCTACGTGCGCGGCGAGTTCGACGACCTCGTGCGCGACTTCGTGCACACTCAGAGCCCGGCGAAGCTCTCGCAGGCCGCGCTCGAGACCCTCGCCGTCATCGCCTACAAGCAGCCGATCAGCCGGGGCGCGATCGCGTCGATCCGCGCGGTCAACGTCGACTCGGTGGTGCGCACGCTGCTCGGCCGCGGCCTCATCACCGAGGCCTTCACCGACAGCGAGACGGGCGCGATCCACTACGAGACCACCGACCTGCTGCTGACCCAGCTGGGCATCAACTCGCTCGACGAGCTGCCGAAGATCTCGCCGCTGCTCGACGACGGGCGCGAGGGGTTCGACGATGTCCGCTGA
- a CDS encoding segregation and condensation protein A encodes MARSPEPAAGSAGQAGVASAAATIEAATIEADAAPTGFRVTLDDFDGPFDLLLSLITKRELDITEVSLSVVTDEFLAYLRAMEQDGSIDALDQASEFLVVAVTLLDLKIASLLPQGELVDAEDVALLEARDLLFARLLQYRAFKEVSAWFARRLEEESTRQPRSVRLEDQYREQKPELVWTLSVDDFAALALLAFTPKEVPVVGLDHLHAPLVSIREQAAHVVALLRQGEPVTFRQLIAGADAKGVIVARFLALLELYRHAAVGFEQLEPLGELTVRWTAENWTDENLVNLGADYGQ; translated from the coding sequence GTGGCCAGGTCGCCTGAGCCGGCGGCCGGTTCGGCGGGGCAGGCGGGCGTCGCGAGCGCGGCGGCGACGATCGAGGCGGCGACGATCGAGGCGGATGCTGCGCCCACCGGTTTCCGCGTCACCCTCGACGACTTCGACGGCCCGTTCGATCTGCTGCTGAGCCTCATCACCAAGCGCGAGCTCGACATCACCGAGGTGAGCCTGTCGGTCGTCACCGACGAGTTCCTCGCCTATCTGCGGGCGATGGAGCAGGACGGCTCGATCGACGCCCTCGACCAGGCCAGCGAGTTCCTCGTCGTCGCCGTCACACTGCTCGACCTGAAGATCGCAAGCCTGCTGCCGCAGGGCGAGCTCGTCGACGCGGAGGACGTCGCGCTGCTCGAAGCGCGCGACCTGCTGTTCGCGCGGCTGCTGCAATACCGCGCCTTCAAGGAGGTGTCGGCCTGGTTCGCCCGCCGGCTGGAGGAGGAGAGCACCCGCCAGCCGCGCTCGGTGCGGCTCGAAGACCAGTACCGCGAGCAGAAGCCCGAACTCGTCTGGACCCTCAGCGTCGACGACTTCGCCGCCCTCGCGCTGCTCGCCTTCACGCCGAAGGAGGTGCCGGTGGTCGGGCTCGACCACCTGCACGCTCCGCTCGTGTCGATCCGCGAGCAGGCCGCGCACGTGGTCGCGCTGCTGCGGCAGGGCGAGCCCGTGACCTTCCGGCAGCTCATCGCCGGGGCCGACGCGAAAGGCGTGATCGTCGCGCGCTTCCTCGCGCTGCTCGAGCTCTACCGGCACGCGGCGGTCGGCTTCGAGCAGCTGGAGCCGCTCGGCGAGCTCACCGTGCGGTGGACGGCCGAGAACTGGACGGATGAGAACCTCGTGAACCTGGGAGCCGACTATGGCCAATGA
- a CDS encoding ParA family protein, with protein MSGDTHGGAELAGFDALMPGPTGRPLRDFPEPPALANHGPARVIALCNQKGGVGKTTTTISLGAALAEYGRKVLVIDFDPQGALSAGLGVPSHDVPTVYDLLLGRETDTRKAVQATATPNLHIIPANIDLSAAEVHLVNEVAREQILARVLRPILDDYDVVLIDCQPSLGLLTVNALTAAHGVLIPLECEYFALRGVALLVETIDKVRDRLNPAVQLDGILATMYDARTLHSREVLERVVEVFGEKVLETVIGRTVKFPDASVAGAPITTFAPDHPAAGAYRQLARELIARGQVA; from the coding sequence ATGAGCGGCGACACCCACGGCGGAGCAGAACTGGCGGGCTTCGACGCGCTCATGCCCGGGCCGACCGGACGACCCCTGCGCGACTTCCCCGAGCCGCCGGCCCTCGCGAACCACGGGCCCGCCCGCGTGATCGCGCTGTGCAATCAGAAGGGCGGCGTCGGCAAGACGACGACCACCATCAGCCTCGGGGCGGCGCTCGCCGAGTACGGCCGCAAGGTGCTCGTCATCGACTTCGACCCGCAGGGCGCGCTCTCGGCCGGCCTCGGGGTGCCGAGCCACGACGTGCCCACCGTCTACGATCTGCTGCTCGGCCGCGAGACCGACACCCGCAAAGCCGTGCAGGCGACGGCGACGCCGAATCTGCACATCATTCCGGCGAACATCGACCTCAGCGCGGCCGAAGTGCATCTCGTCAACGAGGTCGCGCGCGAGCAGATCCTCGCCCGCGTGCTGCGGCCGATCCTCGACGACTACGACGTCGTGCTCATCGACTGCCAGCCGAGCCTCGGGCTGCTCACCGTCAACGCGCTCACCGCGGCGCACGGCGTGCTGATTCCGCTCGAGTGCGAGTACTTCGCCCTGCGCGGGGTCGCGCTGCTGGTCGAGACCATCGACAAGGTGCGCGACCGCCTGAACCCCGCCGTGCAGCTCGACGGCATCCTCGCCACGATGTACGACGCGCGCACCCTGCACAGCCGTGAGGTGCTCGAGCGCGTCGTCGAGGTGTTCGGCGAGAAGGTGCTCGAGACGGTCATCGGGCGCACCGTGAAGTTTCCCGACGCCTCGGTCGCCGGCGCGCCCATCACGACGTTCGCGCCCGACCACCCGGCGGCGGGCGCCTACCGCCAGCTGGCCCGAGAGCTGATCGCGCGTGGCCAGGTCGCCTGA
- a CDS encoding site-specific tyrosine recombinase XerD — MEQLERAVERYLRHVRLERGRSPHTVAAYRRDLARYLTHLGARGIDDPAAISEVDVGAFVAAVRDPGDGTTGVSASSAARMLSSVRGWHRFLAEEGLVARDVAAEQRPPKQPKRLPKAISIAEVERLLEACGGDDPIALRDRALLELLYATGARVSEAVDLAVDDVLTGEGGVGEAVRLFGKGRKQRIVPLGRYAREALDAYLVRGRPVLAPRGSATPALFLGARGAKLSRQSAWLIIRDAAARASLTAEISPHTLRHSFATHLLEGGADVRVVQELLGHASVATTQLYTLVTADAAREAWATAHPRAL; from the coding sequence GTGGAGCAGCTCGAGCGGGCCGTGGAGCGGTACCTCCGCCACGTGCGGCTCGAGCGCGGCCGCTCGCCGCACACGGTCGCCGCGTACCGCCGCGATCTGGCGCGCTACCTGACGCACCTCGGCGCGCGCGGCATCGACGACCCCGCCGCGATCTCCGAGGTCGACGTGGGCGCCTTCGTCGCGGCCGTGCGCGACCCCGGTGATGGCACGACGGGGGTGAGCGCGTCGAGCGCCGCCCGCATGCTGTCGAGCGTGCGCGGCTGGCACCGCTTCCTCGCCGAGGAGGGCCTCGTCGCGCGGGATGTCGCCGCCGAGCAGCGCCCGCCGAAGCAGCCGAAGCGCCTGCCGAAGGCGATCAGCATCGCGGAGGTCGAGCGGTTGCTCGAGGCCTGCGGCGGCGACGACCCGATCGCACTGCGCGACCGCGCCCTGCTCGAGCTGCTCTACGCGACGGGGGCGCGGGTGAGCGAGGCCGTCGACCTCGCCGTCGACGACGTGCTGACGGGGGAGGGCGGCGTCGGCGAGGCCGTGCGGCTGTTCGGCAAGGGCCGCAAGCAGCGCATCGTGCCGCTCGGCCGCTACGCGCGCGAGGCGCTCGACGCCTACCTGGTGCGCGGGCGGCCGGTGCTGGCCCCGCGCGGTTCGGCGACGCCGGCGCTCTTCCTGGGTGCCCGGGGCGCGAAGCTGTCGCGCCAGAGCGCCTGGCTGATCATCCGAGATGCCGCGGCGCGCGCATCCCTCACCGCCGAGATCTCGCCGCACACCCTGCGCCACTCGTTCGCCACCCACCTGCTCGAGGGCGGCGCCGACGTGCGCGTCGTGCAGGAGCTGCTGGGGCACGCGAGCGTCGCCACCACCCAGCTGTACACGCTGGTCACGGCGGATGCGGCGCGCGAGGCCTGGGCGACCGCCCACCCGCGCGCACTCTAG
- a CDS encoding NUDIX hydrolase, with protein sequence MTGSTSPDDEVLLADEASSVEVLDSAIAFAGAVWDIRRERFAYGEGQLVREFMEHPGAVAVLAVDDDGRVLSIQQYRHPIQTRNWELPAGLLDVDGEDPLTAARRELAEEVDLVAADWQPLITLHTSPGGSDEVIHVFRATGLTAAPEVFARDSEEADIVTRWVALEEAVDAVLAGRARNGIFQAAVLAEHARRSRA encoded by the coding sequence GTGACCGGATCGACCTCCCCCGACGACGAGGTGCTCCTGGCCGACGAGGCCTCGAGCGTCGAGGTGCTCGACAGCGCGATCGCGTTCGCCGGGGCGGTGTGGGACATCCGCCGCGAGCGCTTCGCCTACGGCGAGGGGCAGCTCGTGCGCGAGTTCATGGAGCACCCCGGCGCGGTGGCCGTGCTGGCCGTCGACGACGACGGGCGCGTACTGAGCATCCAGCAGTACCGGCACCCCATCCAGACCCGCAACTGGGAGCTGCCCGCCGGCCTGCTCGACGTCGACGGCGAGGATCCGCTGACGGCCGCGCGGCGAGAATTGGCCGAGGAGGTCGACCTCGTCGCGGCCGACTGGCAGCCGCTCATCACCCTGCACACCTCGCCGGGCGGATCGGACGAGGTGATCCACGTCTTCCGCGCCACCGGACTGACGGCGGCGCCCGAGGTGTTCGCCCGCGACTCGGAGGAAGCCGACATCGTCACGCGCTGGGTCGCGCTGGAGGAGGCGGTGGATGCCGTGCTCGCCGGGCGCGCGCGCAACGGCATCTTCCAGGCCGCGGTGCTGGCCGAGCACGCCCGCCGCTCGCGGGCCTGA
- a CDS encoding CTP synthase, whose translation MADTSDSGSSTRITKHIFVTGGVISSLGKGLTAASIGNLLTARGLRVVMQKLDPYLNVDPGTMNPFQHGEVFVTDDGAETDLDIGHYERFLDINLSQAANVTTGQIYSQVIARERRGEYLGDTVQVIPHITDEIKRRMRLQAKDDPQPDVIITEIGGTVGDIESQPFIEAARQVRHELSRRNVFFVHVSLVPFMGASGEQKTKPTQHSVAALRSIGIQPDALVLRSDRPVSSGNRRKIALMCDVDEAAVVNAVDVPSIYDIPSMLHSQGLDAYIIEQLGLDAGDVQWDRWKDLLTAVHEPKREVTIGLVGKYIDLPDAYLSVTEALRAGGFAHQAKVHLRWIASDECETPEGAAKNLADLDGICVPGGFGVRGIEGKLGALRFARENRIPTLGLCLGLQCMVIEYARDVAGLPGASSTEFDPETEFPVIATMAEQVDIIAGGDLGGTMRLGLYEAALAPGSIVEQLYGAPVSHERHRHRYEVNNAYREQIAAAGLQFSGTSPDGSLVEYVELPRAVHPFYVATQAHPELRSRPTSAHPLFRGLVEAALERQRASKLFDDETGEVATVEMQNVVGSSTAE comes from the coding sequence GTGGCGGACACTTCTGACTCGGGCTCGAGCACACGGATCACCAAGCACATCTTCGTGACCGGGGGCGTGATCTCCTCCCTCGGCAAGGGTCTCACTGCCGCCAGCATCGGCAATCTGCTCACCGCGCGCGGCCTGCGCGTCGTCATGCAGAAGCTCGATCCGTATCTCAACGTCGACCCGGGAACGATGAATCCGTTCCAGCACGGCGAGGTCTTCGTGACCGATGACGGCGCCGAGACCGACCTCGACATCGGGCACTACGAGCGCTTCCTCGACATCAACCTCAGCCAGGCCGCCAACGTCACCACCGGGCAGATCTACTCGCAGGTGATCGCGCGCGAGCGCCGCGGCGAGTACCTCGGCGACACCGTGCAGGTCATTCCGCACATCACCGACGAGATCAAGCGCCGCATGCGCCTGCAGGCGAAGGACGACCCGCAGCCCGACGTGATCATCACCGAGATCGGCGGCACCGTCGGCGACATCGAGTCGCAGCCGTTCATCGAGGCTGCCCGGCAGGTGCGCCACGAGCTGAGCCGTCGCAACGTGTTCTTCGTGCACGTCTCGCTCGTGCCGTTCATGGGCGCGAGCGGCGAGCAGAAGACCAAGCCGACGCAGCACTCGGTGGCGGCCCTGCGCTCGATCGGCATCCAGCCCGATGCCCTCGTGCTGCGCAGCGACCGGCCCGTCTCGAGCGGCAACCGGCGCAAGATCGCCCTCATGTGCGACGTCGACGAGGCCGCGGTGGTCAATGCGGTGGATGTCCCCTCCATCTACGACATCCCGTCGATGCTGCACAGCCAGGGCCTCGACGCCTACATCATCGAGCAGCTGGGGCTCGACGCCGGCGACGTGCAGTGGGATCGCTGGAAAGACCTGCTGACCGCGGTGCACGAGCCGAAGCGCGAGGTGACGATCGGCCTGGTCGGCAAGTACATCGACCTGCCCGACGCCTACCTGAGCGTCACCGAGGCGCTGCGGGCTGGCGGCTTCGCCCACCAGGCGAAGGTGCATCTGCGCTGGATCGCGAGCGACGAGTGCGAGACGCCGGAGGGCGCGGCGAAGAACCTCGCCGACCTCGACGGCATCTGCGTGCCGGGCGGCTTCGGCGTGCGCGGCATCGAGGGCAAGCTCGGCGCGCTGCGCTTCGCTCGCGAGAACCGCATCCCGACGCTCGGCCTGTGCCTGGGCCTGCAGTGCATGGTCATCGAGTACGCCCGCGATGTCGCCGGGCTGCCCGGCGCGTCGAGCACCGAGTTCGACCCCGAGACCGAGTTTCCGGTGATCGCGACCATGGCCGAGCAGGTCGACATCATCGCCGGGGGAGACCTCGGCGGCACGATGCGCCTCGGCCTGTACGAGGCGGCGCTCGCACCGGGTTCGATCGTCGAGCAGCTGTACGGAGCGCCCGTCTCGCACGAGCGCCACCGCCACCGCTACGAGGTCAACAACGCCTACCGCGAGCAGATCGCCGCCGCGGGGCTGCAGTTCTCGGGCACGAGCCCCGACGGCTCGCTCGTCGAGTACGTCGAGCTGCCGCGCGCGGTGCACCCGTTCTACGTCGCGACTCAGGCGCACCCCGAGCTGCGGTCGCGGCCGACCAGCGCGCACCCGCTGTTCCGTGGGCTCGTGGAGGCGGCGCTGGAGCGCCAGCGTGCGTCGAAGCTCTTCGACGACGAGACCGGCGAGGTCGCGACGGTCGAGATGCAGAACGTGGTCGGATCGAGCACCGCGGAGTGA
- the recN gene encoding DNA repair protein RecN produces the protein MIEEISIRNLGVIGEARLPLGPGFTALTGETGAGKTMVVTALGLLLGDRADTGAIRSGSGQALVEGHWHVAERGPVADRVRDAGGDLDGGALILSRSISNEGRSRAVVGGRSTPVGVLNEIGQQLVVVHGQSDQVRLKSATAQREALDRFAGPELSAVLGDYQEVFRRWNDAQSELDVLVAERDRRAREAEELRVAMAEIEQAAPRPGEDIELAERAERLTNIEDLRLAAAQAHELISSESLDEARDALALIETARRTIDRVSSHDAALVPIVEAAANAGFVVGELATQLASYLASLDSDGGRELEAVQERRAELATLMRKYGPTLDEVIDYLDSGSGRLLELDHDSDRIEALRAEVDADRARVMMLADRLSDLRRVAGIRLSERVTAELAALAMGSARITVEVTPRDDYTATGRDQVAILLQPHPGAEPRPLGRGASGGELSRVMLALEVVIAATDPVPTFIFDEVDAGVGGASAIEIGRRLARLAQTAQVIVVTHLAQVAAFATNHLRVVKDHDGHVTASSVQQLHGDERIAEMARLLSGLPDSESGLTHARELIETARELVG, from the coding sequence GTGATCGAGGAGATCTCCATCCGCAACCTCGGGGTCATCGGCGAGGCGCGCCTGCCGCTCGGCCCCGGGTTCACGGCGCTGACCGGCGAGACCGGCGCGGGCAAGACCATGGTCGTGACGGCCCTCGGGCTGCTGCTCGGCGATCGTGCCGACACCGGCGCGATCCGCTCGGGCTCGGGGCAGGCCCTCGTCGAGGGGCACTGGCACGTGGCCGAGCGCGGCCCGGTCGCCGATCGCGTGCGCGACGCCGGGGGAGACCTCGACGGCGGCGCCCTCATCCTCAGCCGCTCCATCTCGAACGAGGGCCGCTCGCGCGCCGTCGTCGGCGGGCGTTCGACGCCGGTCGGCGTGCTCAACGAGATCGGGCAGCAGCTCGTCGTCGTTCACGGCCAGAGCGACCAGGTGCGCCTCAAGTCGGCCACCGCTCAGCGCGAGGCCCTCGACCGCTTCGCCGGGCCCGAGCTGAGCGCCGTGCTCGGGGACTACCAGGAGGTCTTCCGGCGCTGGAACGACGCGCAGTCGGAGCTCGACGTTCTCGTCGCCGAGCGCGATCGCCGCGCCCGCGAGGCGGAGGAGCTGCGCGTGGCGATGGCCGAGATCGAGCAGGCCGCGCCGCGCCCGGGCGAGGACATCGAGCTCGCCGAGCGGGCCGAGCGACTTACCAACATCGAAGACCTGCGGCTCGCCGCCGCGCAGGCCCACGAGCTGATCTCAAGCGAGAGCCTCGACGAGGCGCGCGACGCCCTCGCCCTCATCGAGACCGCCCGTCGCACGATCGACCGGGTGTCGAGTCACGACGCCGCCCTCGTGCCGATCGTCGAGGCCGCCGCGAACGCTGGCTTCGTCGTCGGCGAGCTCGCCACGCAGCTGGCCTCGTACCTCGCCTCGCTCGACAGCGACGGCGGACGCGAGCTCGAGGCGGTGCAGGAGCGCCGGGCCGAGCTCGCGACCCTCATGCGCAAGTACGGCCCGACCCTCGACGAGGTCATTGACTACCTCGATTCGGGTAGCGGTCGGCTGCTCGAGCTCGACCACGACAGCGATCGCATCGAGGCGCTCCGCGCCGAGGTCGACGCCGACCGTGCCCGGGTCATGATGCTCGCCGACCGGCTGAGCGACCTGCGGCGGGTGGCGGGCATCCGCCTCTCAGAGCGTGTGACGGCAGAGCTGGCGGCCCTCGCGATGGGCTCGGCGCGCATCACGGTCGAGGTGACGCCGCGCGACGACTACACGGCGACCGGGCGCGACCAGGTGGCCATTCTGCTGCAGCCGCACCCGGGCGCCGAGCCGCGCCCGCTCGGCCGTGGGGCCTCCGGCGGTGAGCTCTCGCGCGTCATGCTCGCCCTCGAGGTGGTCATCGCGGCGACCGACCCCGTGCCGACCTTCATCTTCGACGAGGTCGACGCCGGGGTCGGCGGCGCCAGCGCGATCGAGATCGGGCGACGCCTGGCGCGGCTCGCGCAGACCGCGCAGGTCATCGTCGTCACGCACCTCGCACAGGTCGCCGCCTTCGCCACCAACCACCTGCGGGTCGTGAAGGACCACGACGGGCACGTCACCGCCTCGAGCGTGCAGCAGCTGCACGGCGACGAGCGCATCGCCGAGATGGCGCGCCTGCTGAGCGGCCTGCCCGACAGCGAGTCGGGCCTCACCCACGCGCGGGAGCTCATCGAGACGGCCCGCGAGCTCGTCGGCTGA
- a CDS encoding NAD kinase — protein sequence MSERSILVVAHTGRPESLGAAVEVVRLLRAAGVQPVVDAESLDDLRAACDADAELRVLGDDVAVGELELVIVLGGDGTILRAAELARGGSAPLLGINLGHVGFLAESERDDLASAVARALDRDYLVEERMTLSVRVKHGSEVVYETWALNEATVEKASRERMLEVVIEVDGRPLSSFGCDGVVMSTPTGSTAYAFSAGGPIVWPSLDALLLVPLSAHALFARPLVVGPNSSLAVEVLDRTQGVGVLWCDGRRAVDLPRGARVVARRSSTPVRLARLHPGPFSDRLVNKFALPVHGWRGPIDEEGRST from the coding sequence GTGAGCGAGCGCAGCATCCTCGTCGTCGCCCATACGGGGCGGCCCGAGTCGCTCGGCGCCGCCGTCGAGGTGGTGCGCCTGCTGCGCGCCGCCGGCGTCCAGCCGGTCGTCGACGCCGAATCGCTCGATGACCTGCGGGCCGCCTGCGACGCGGATGCGGAGCTCCGGGTTCTCGGCGACGACGTCGCGGTCGGCGAGCTCGAGCTCGTGATCGTGCTCGGCGGTGACGGCACGATCCTGCGAGCGGCCGAGCTCGCGCGCGGCGGGTCGGCCCCGCTGCTCGGCATCAATCTCGGCCACGTCGGGTTCCTCGCCGAGAGCGAGCGCGATGATCTCGCGAGCGCCGTCGCCCGGGCGCTCGACCGCGACTACCTCGTCGAGGAGCGCATGACGCTGTCGGTGCGGGTCAAGCACGGCAGCGAGGTGGTCTACGAGACGTGGGCTCTCAATGAGGCGACCGTCGAGAAAGCCAGCCGCGAGCGCATGCTCGAGGTCGTCATCGAGGTGGATGGTCGGCCGCTGTCGAGCTTCGGCTGCGACGGCGTCGTCATGTCGACCCCGACGGGCTCCACCGCCTACGCCTTCTCGGCCGGCGGGCCCATCGTGTGGCCGAGCCTCGACGCCCTGCTGCTCGTGCCGCTCAGCGCGCATGCCCTGTTCGCCCGGCCGCTCGTGGTCGGCCCCAACAGCTCGCTCGCCGTCGAGGTGCTCGACCGCACCCAGGGGGTCGGCGTGCTGTGGTGCGACGGCCGCCGCGCCGTCGACCTGCCGCGCGGCGCCCGCGTCGTCGCCCGCCGCTCGTCGACGCCCGTGCGCCTGGCCCGCCTGCACCCGGGCCCGTTCAGCGATCGGCTGGTCAACAAGTTCGCCCTGCCCGTGCACGGCTGGCGGGGTCCCATCGACGAGGAGGGCCGCTCGACGTGA